AGTTGTAATCGTTACCAGCTAAAATATGTATGCTACTTCCCATTAATCTGTTAACCCATTTTTTACTAGAAAAAGAGCCGTGATTAGCGTCGTGCATCACATTCATACCTACACCAGCCATTCCAATTCCTATAACCATTACGGATATAATTTGAAGCCAAGTTGGTAAATCAAGAGTTAATAATAACACAAGAGGGCCTAGTAATAAGGTAAACATTACTACTGTTTTAATGTATAATTTCCAGTTTCCTGTTTTTTTAATATTGTTTTCTTTAAAATAATTGTTAACACGTTTATTAAGTGTTTTGAAAAATTTTGCAGAGTCTATTCGTGAGAATGTTACTGTTTGCTTTGTCATTGTAATTGTATTCTTTTTATTCTAACGTAAAAAAACGTTAAATAATATTTATTACAAAGATAATTAATTAAGCAAAACAGAAGCTCCCTTTTTTGTGTTAAAATGTATATTTTTGCCGAAAATTATAAAAGACTATGGAGCTGATTTTAAAGTATTTTCCTGATTTAACACCTTTGCAAATAGAGCAGTTTACTAAGCTAGAAGCGTTGTATCAAGATTGGAATCTAAAAATAAATGTGGTATCGAGAAAAGATATTGACGAGTTGTATCTACGTCATGTATTGCATTCTATTGCTATTGCTAAAGTAATTCAGTTTAAGGATGGAAGTTCTTTGATGGATGTTGGTACTGGCGGCGGGTTTCCTGGTGTGCCTTTGGCTATTTTATTTCCAGAATGCGAATTTCATTTAGTGGATAGTATTAATAAAAAGCTAAACGTAGTTAGAGATGTTGTTGCTGGTTTAGAACTGCAAAATGTAAAAGTGACGCATAGTAGAGTAGAAGATATAAAAGAAACTTACGATTTTATTATTAGCCGTGCTGTTGCTGCTATGCCAACGTTTGTACATTGGATCAAAGGAAAAGTGGCTAAATCGCAACAAAACGAATTAAAAAATGGAATTATATATCTTAAAGGAGGTGATTTAGCGGAGGAGTTGCAAAACTATCAAACGGCTAAGATTTATGATATTTCTGATTACTTTGAAGAAGACTTTTTTGAAACAAAAAAAATAGTGCATTTACCAATTAAATGGAAAGCACAGTATTAAATAAAAAAGCCTCTCAAATAATTGAGAGGCTTTTTTTATATTAAAAAGGAGAGAGTATTATAATCCAAACTCAGCTTTTACTTTATCTACGTAGTCTAATTTTTCCCAAGTAAATAACTCAACATCTAAAGTGATGTCTCCTCCATTTGGTCTTGAAAATGTTTTAGATACAGTTTCGTTTTGCCTTCCCATATGTCCGTATGCAGCAGTTTCGCTATACATTGGATTACGTAATTTTAAACGGTCTTCAATAGCAGATGGACGCATGTCAAATATTTTAGATATTTTATTAGCAATCTCTCCATCAGTCATATTAAATGGGCAAGTTCCGTATGTGTCTACAAAAATCCCCATTGGTTCTACAACT
This portion of the Olleya sp. Bg11-27 genome encodes:
- the rsmG gene encoding 16S rRNA (guanine(527)-N(7))-methyltransferase RsmG; translated protein: MELILKYFPDLTPLQIEQFTKLEALYQDWNLKINVVSRKDIDELYLRHVLHSIAIAKVIQFKDGSSLMDVGTGGGFPGVPLAILFPECEFHLVDSINKKLNVVRDVVAGLELQNVKVTHSRVEDIKETYDFIISRAVAAMPTFVHWIKGKVAKSQQNELKNGIIYLKGGDLAEELQNYQTAKIYDISDYFEEDFFETKKIVHLPIKWKAQY